A part of Salvelinus alpinus chromosome 5, SLU_Salpinus.1, whole genome shotgun sequence genomic DNA contains:
- the LOC139575441 gene encoding G patch domain-containing protein 1-like isoform X2, which yields MMERSLMVLTLWVVENEERSLMVLTLWVVENDGEISDGFNSVFSFLDVVFKTPSGPAPAPPPQDQEMEEEEFGPRLPPASSTLTERRPSPTPSAKDDKLKKKCKEKHKAKKHGKHKKDKKQKKKHKRHKHKAKQKKSSRKEESSDSSSEGSDGNSQEDGEEGGGVSTEELLRRLKSIRGKNLQ from the exons atGATGGAGAGATCTCTGATGGTTTTaactctctgggtagtggagaatgaggagagatCTCTGATGGTTTTaactctctgggtagtggagaatGATGGAGAGATCTCTGATGGTTTTAACTCCGTTTTTTCTTTTTTAGACGTTGTATTCAAAACGCCCAGTGGTCCTGCtcctgcccctccccctcagGACCAGGAAATGGAAGAGGAGGAGTTTGGTCCTCGGCTGCCTCCTGCTTCCTCTACGTTGA CAGAGCGGCGTCCGTCCCCAACTCCCTCTGCCAAGGACGACAAACTCAAGAAGAAGTGTAAGGAGAAGCACAAAGCCAAGAAACACGGCAAGCACAAGAAGGACAAAAAG CAGAAGAAGAAGCACAAGAGGCACAAGCACAAAGCCAAGCAGAAGAAGAGCAGTAGGAAGGAGGAGTCATCAGACAGCAGCTCAGAGGGGAGTGACGGGAACAGCCAGGAGgacggagaggagggaggaggggtatcAACAGAAGAGCTGCTCAGAAG
- the LOC139575441 gene encoding G patch domain-containing protein 1-like isoform X1 produces MMERSLMVLTLWVVENEERSLMVLTLWVVENDGEISDGFNSVFSFLDVVFKTPSGPAPAPPPQDQEMEEEEFGPRLPPASSTLTAERRPSPTPSAKDDKLKKKCKEKHKAKKHGKHKKDKKQKKKHKRHKHKAKQKKSSRKEESSDSSSEGSDGNSQEDGEEGGGVSTEELLRRLKSIRGKNLQ; encoded by the exons atGATGGAGAGATCTCTGATGGTTTTaactctctgggtagtggagaatgaggagagatCTCTGATGGTTTTaactctctgggtagtggagaatGATGGAGAGATCTCTGATGGTTTTAACTCCGTTTTTTCTTTTTTAGACGTTGTATTCAAAACGCCCAGTGGTCCTGCtcctgcccctccccctcagGACCAGGAAATGGAAGAGGAGGAGTTTGGTCCTCGGCTGCCTCCTGCTTCCTCTACGTTGA CAGCAGAGCGGCGTCCGTCCCCAACTCCCTCTGCCAAGGACGACAAACTCAAGAAGAAGTGTAAGGAGAAGCACAAAGCCAAGAAACACGGCAAGCACAAGAAGGACAAAAAG CAGAAGAAGAAGCACAAGAGGCACAAGCACAAAGCCAAGCAGAAGAAGAGCAGTAGGAAGGAGGAGTCATCAGACAGCAGCTCAGAGGGGAGTGACGGGAACAGCCAGGAGgacggagaggagggaggaggggtatcAACAGAAGAGCTGCTCAGAAG
- the LOC139575441 gene encoding G patch domain-containing protein 1-like isoform X3 produces the protein MMERSLMVLTLWVVENEERSLMVLTLWVVENDGEISDGFNSVFSFLDVVFKTPSGPAPAPPPQDQEMEEEEFGPRLPPASSTLTAERRPSPTPSAKDDKLKKKCKEKHKAKKHGKHKKDKKKKKHKRHKHKAKQKKSSRKEESSDSSSEGSDGNSQEDGEEGGGVSTEELLRRLKSIRGKNLQ, from the exons atGATGGAGAGATCTCTGATGGTTTTaactctctgggtagtggagaatgaggagagatCTCTGATGGTTTTaactctctgggtagtggagaatGATGGAGAGATCTCTGATGGTTTTAACTCCGTTTTTTCTTTTTTAGACGTTGTATTCAAAACGCCCAGTGGTCCTGCtcctgcccctccccctcagGACCAGGAAATGGAAGAGGAGGAGTTTGGTCCTCGGCTGCCTCCTGCTTCCTCTACGTTGA CAGCAGAGCGGCGTCCGTCCCCAACTCCCTCTGCCAAGGACGACAAACTCAAGAAGAAGTGTAAGGAGAAGCACAAAGCCAAGAAACACGGCAAGCACAAGAAGGACAAAAAG AAGAAGAAGCACAAGAGGCACAAGCACAAAGCCAAGCAGAAGAAGAGCAGTAGGAAGGAGGAGTCATCAGACAGCAGCTCAGAGGGGAGTGACGGGAACAGCCAGGAGgacggagaggagggaggaggggtatcAACAGAAGAGCTGCTCAGAAG